In Papaver somniferum cultivar HN1 chromosome 1, ASM357369v1, whole genome shotgun sequence, a genomic segment contains:
- the LOC113337069 gene encoding uncharacterized protein LOC113337069, producing the protein MDSISTRVVRAIFLVMLLLIGFNLLITIITSAKDDSEVSFIKMNINISRRLLRVRPILYRPIPPRANIGIHYGVIGRDKGYGNRYRNSPPESPSSPFLAPPPVA; encoded by the exons ATGGATTCCATTTCCACAAGAGTTGTAAGAGCAATCTTTTTGGTCATGCTTCTACTCATTGGTTTTAACTTGTTAATAACCATCATTACTTCAG CTAAAGATGACAGTGAGGTAAGTTTCATTAAGATGAACATTAATATTTCAAGAAGGTTGCTGAGGGTACGACCAATCTTATATAGGCCCATTCCGCCCCGAGCAAATATAGGAATACATTACGGCGTTATTGGAAGAGACAAAGGCTATGGTAACCGTTACCGTAATTCCCCCCCTGAAAGTCCATCGTCACCTTTTCTAGCCCCTCCTCCAGTCGCTTGA
- the LOC113360430 gene encoding uncharacterized protein LOC113360430, translating into MDLLVSLRFRMDKSWMSTDRTKKHYREGVAAFLRYAVNHLKEEGETYDEFLMLCPCTNCLNLCACSVGDVEDHLFVNGIDQTYTIWNKHGEKDEAITSSKPVNVNNGMHAEFEMGTPTDAPDEDFGMGTPTDAPDTIDMMQAAEEFADDPIKFKKLLENAEKPLYEGCPNFTKLSAIVQLFKLKSKHGASDMFFNELLPLLKDMLPKEGYTKIHACINNCILYWNEYKDEKVCPTCKEPRWKVDRDGKVYENVPAKVLWYFDIIPRFQRLFQSKHTAKDLIWHDTTRNKDGVLRHPADSHAWREIDNNFPEIKGDPRNLRLAVSADGVDVNTDGAPGNNIDVFLEPLVKDFQFLFEKGKRTWDAYSQEMFTLRAVVLWTINDYPALGTLCGCRYAGYHGCVVCRKKTHSIRLHDSNKNVYVGYRRFLPYEHPFRRQKGAFGGKQERETAPEPMTGEEIYEENVGQSLVGTLLHNGNTKDGLNARKDLVRLGLKSELHPKTDDKGTILPAACYTLTTEEKDIFLETLFELRVPEGYCSDFSTLVNLKERKLIGLKSHDYHMLMQQFLPVAIRSIMPTPVRYAIIRFCFFFRSISAKEIMVEELDKLQEDLCVTLCLLEKYFLSSFFDIMIHVTVHLTREVKLCGPVCFRWMYPFERCMKVIKGHVRNKNQPCGCIAEENVAEETIEIYCEYHKSIRTIGIPLDRHNTSQEGEPLSAEEPCIVTPEQLRQAHFYVMQNTPEIEPYIDRHKLYLETNYSTKKRAWLEKEHSNTFGAWLKNEVEKELADERESISENLRWISHGPHYEVTKYTVYRINGYLFRTRSRDGRIHQNSGVSVAANDMHISRDDDVTYGKASYYGVLQEIWELDYCERKVHLFKCNWVDNKRGVKRDALGYKIVDLTMLGYKNDPFILASQAKQVFYVKDQLDKKKSIVFVTPPKNYRDDDGNDKEFSTVIFSANDNILPSVDPQDLGKESRNDYFRTDCRGLLIRKPK; encoded by the exons ATGGATCTACTGGTCTCTTTGCGTTTCAGAATGGATAAATCCTGGATGAGTACTGATAGAACGAAGAAACATTATAGAGAAGGAGTTGCGGCGTTTCTGCGGTATGCTGTCAACCATCTCAAGGAGGAGGGTGAGACATATGATGAATTTCTTATGTTGTGTCCGTGTACAAATTGTTTAAATCTCTGTGCATGCTCCGTTGGCGACGTAGAAGATCATTTATTCGTAAATGGAATCGATCAAACGTATACTATTTGGAATAAGCATGGGGAAAAGGATGAGGCAATAACTAGTAGTAAGCCAGTTAACGTCAACAATGGTATGCACGCTGAATTTGAAATGGGAACTCCCACTGATGCTCCAGACGAAGATTTTGGAATGGGAACTCCCACTGATGCTCCAGACACTATAGATATGATGCAGGCTGCAGAAGAGTTCGCAGATGACCCTATAAAGTTTAAAAAGTTACTTGAAAATGCTGAAAAGCCCTTATACGAAGGATGTCCCAACTTCACAAAGTTGTCTGCAATTGTGCAGTTGTTTAAGTTGAAGAGTAAGCACGGTGCATCAGACAtgttttttaatgaattgttacCCTTGTTAAAGGACATGCTTCCCAAAGAAG GGTACACAAAGATACATGCATGTATCAACAACTGCATTCTTTATTGGAATGAGTACAAGGATGAAAAAGTGTGTCCTACTTGTAAAGAACCCAGATGGAAAGTTGACAGGGATGGTAAAGTTTACGAGAATGTTCCAGCAAAGGTATTGTGGTACTTCGACATCATCCCAAGATTTCAGCGGCTGTTTCAATCGAAGCACACAGCAAAAGATTTGATATGGCACGATACCACTAGAAACAAAGACGGTGTTTTACGTCATCCGGCAGACTCACATGCTTGGAGAGAGATAGATAACAATTTCCCAGAAATTAAAGGTGATCCAAGAAATCTGCGGTTAGCTGTTTCGGCTGATGGAGTTGATGTAAACACAG ATGGTGCGCCTGGAAACAACATCGATGTCTTTTTAGAACCTCTTGTTAAAGATTTTCAATTCTTATTTGAGAAGGGAAAGAGAACATGGGATGCATATTCCCAAGaaatgtttactctacgtgcagTTGTTTTGTGGACGATAAACGATTATCCTGCTCTTGGTACACTATGTGGTTGTCGCTACGCTGGATATCATGGTTGTGTGGTGTGTCGTAAAAAAACGCACAGTATTAGGCTtcatgactcaaacaagaatgttTATGTTGGTTATAGAAGATTTTTACCCTATGAGCATCCGTTCAGAAGGCAGAAGGGGGCATTTGGCGGAAAACAAGAGCGGGAGACTGCTCCAGAACCAATGACCGGGGAAGAAATATATGAGGAG AATGTGGGACAAAGTCTTGTTGGAACGTTGCTGCACAAcgggaatacaaaagatggattaaACGCCAGAAAGGATTTGGTGCGTTTGGGGTTAAAATCGGAGTTACACCCTAAGACAGATGACAAAGGAACGATACTTCCCGCAGCATGTTATACATTAACTACGGAAGAAAAAGACATATTCTTGGAGACACTATTCGAGTTAAGAGTTCCAGAAGGGTATTGTTCGGATTTTTCCACCCTTGTGAACCTAAAAGAGCGTAAGCTGATCGGACTCAAATCACATGATTACCATatgcttatgcaacaatttttgccCGTCGCTATTCGATCAATTATGCCTACACCTGtgagatatgctattatcaggttttgtttctttttcagatcaATATCTGCCAAAGAAATCATGGTGGAAGAGCTAGATAAATtgcaagaggatctctgtgtgacGTTATGCTtactagagaagtattttctttcatccttctttgaCATCATGATTCATGTAACTgtacatcttaccagggaagtgaagTTATGCGGTCCGGTttgctttcgatggatgtatcctttCGAAAGGTGTATGAAGGTTATAAAGGGGCATGTGCGAAACAAGAATCAACCTTGTGGATGCATTGCCGAAGAGAATGTTGCAGAAGAGACGATTGAGATATATTGTGAGTACCATAAAAGCATCAGGACAATTGGTATTCCACTAGATAGGCATAATACATCTCAGGAGGGAGAACCGTTATCAGCTGAAGAGCCGTGTATAGTTACCCCTGAACAGTTGAGACAAGCACATTTCTATGTAATGCAGAACACGCCTGAAATTGAGCCTTACATAGA CCGACACAAGCTATATTTGGAAACTAACTATTCTACTAAAAAGCGAGCATGGCTAGAGAAAGAGCACTCTAACACTTTTGGCGCTTGGTTAAAAAATGAG GTTGAAAAAGAGTTGGCAGACGAAAGAGAAAGTATCTCAGAGAACTTAAGATGGATATCACACGGCCCGCACTACGAGGTAACGAAATACACTGTATATCGCATCAATGGATATCTATTCCGCACAAGATCCCGTGATGGTAGAATTCACCAGAATAGTGGGGTTAGCGTTGCAGCAAATGACATGCACATATCTAGAGATGATGATGTTACATATGGTAAAGCCTCTTATTATGGTGTCTTGCAAGAGATATGGGAGTTAGATTACTGTGAAAGAAAAGTTCATCTGTTCAAGTGCAATTGGGTTGATAATAAACGTGGGGTCAAAAGAGATGCTCTTGGCTACAAGATTGTTGACCTTACTATGTTGGGATACAAAAATGATCCTTTTATTTTAGCCTcacaagctaagcaggtattttatgtcaaAGACCAGTTAGATAAGAAAAAGTCTATTGTTTTTGTGACACCTCCCAAAAATTATAGAGATGACGATGGCAACGATAAGGAATTCAGTACAGTAATCTTTTCTGCGAATGATAATATCTTGCCGTCTGTAGATCCACAAGACTTGGGTAAAGAATCCCGAAATGATTACTTCCGAACTGACTGCCGAGGTTTACTTATACGCAAGCCAAAATGA